A part of Fimbriiglobus ruber genomic DNA contains:
- a CDS encoding enoyl-CoA hydratase/isomerase family protein, producing MSESLVRYDHCEPGVVLTLCRPDKRNALSRKLIADLTAAVRRATDDPLARCVILTGDGPAFCAGMDLDELRGTLVNADEAGLVWGDAQNLSALYDLIYTLPKPTIAAVNGAAVAGGAGLVAVCDLAVAATGAKFGYPEVRRGLVAAMVLPHLLRHVGERAARWLLLTGELVDADEARRIGLINAVEPAEKLIPAALAWAWALAEGGPGALAATKDLLHRCSHQAVPAADLARASAAPRLTAECQQGLEAFFAKKPAPWVSHS from the coding sequence ATGTCCGAATCTCTCGTCCGCTACGACCACTGCGAGCCGGGCGTCGTCCTCACGCTTTGCCGGCCGGACAAGCGGAACGCGCTCAGCCGCAAGCTCATCGCCGACTTGACCGCGGCCGTCCGCCGGGCGACAGACGACCCGCTCGCCCGGTGTGTGATCCTCACCGGCGACGGCCCGGCGTTCTGCGCCGGGATGGACCTGGACGAACTCCGCGGCACACTCGTGAACGCCGACGAAGCTGGGCTGGTATGGGGCGACGCGCAGAATCTGTCCGCCCTGTATGACCTCATTTACACCCTGCCGAAACCGACCATCGCCGCCGTGAACGGGGCGGCCGTCGCGGGCGGGGCCGGGCTGGTCGCGGTGTGCGACCTCGCGGTCGCCGCGACGGGCGCGAAGTTCGGCTACCCCGAGGTGCGCCGCGGGCTCGTCGCCGCGATGGTCCTGCCACACCTGCTCCGACACGTCGGCGAGCGCGCGGCCCGGTGGCTCCTGCTCACCGGCGAACTCGTCGACGCGGACGAGGCCCGGCGTATCGGCCTGATCAATGCCGTCGAACCGGCCGAGAAACTCATCCCGGCGGCGCTCGCGTGGGCGTGGGCTCTTGCCGAGGGCGGGCCGGGCGCGCTCGCGGCGACCAAAGACCTGCTGCACCGCTGCTCGCATCAAGCGGTGCCGGCCGCCGACCTCGCCCGCGCCAGCGCCGCCCCGCGGCTGACCGCCGAATGCCAGCAAGGGCTCGAAGCCTTCTTCGCGAAGAAGCCGGCGCCGTGGGTGAGTCACTCTTAG